One window of the Peptacetobacter hiranonis genome contains the following:
- a CDS encoding sensor histidine kinase yields MNIKYKLFSITTALLVALALLIYGMLYFLLPKYYHRYKIEALQDSVKQAVAAAENEDISRFEEDLYRMSKEQNLAILLRDQEGNIIYGKNEVVFLKYSKYLMNSLNSEYRLSTEVNIKEMDESCVLDIIMPLQPINEANKVLRNLVPFTIFAAILIGILGAYIYSNTITKPLIEIIEKERREEENRREFIATISHELKTPITIISGQLEGMIYNIGKYKDRDKYLKESYTSTQELKDLVNEMIEISKTDIMSASFKPTTLSVKELVEVILKRQEFLIDEKNLKTRVAISSDAKINADKDKFSKALYNIINNAIKYTPEGENINIRFIERGFRPSILEVENTGITISDESLKNIFNPFFRVEKSRSRRTGGSGLGLYLTSQILAKHGFEYKMTNRGNAVLFTIEFTSRDS; encoded by the coding sequence ATGAACATCAAGTATAAGCTGTTTTCTATAACAACAGCATTACTTGTTGCTCTTGCGCTTTTAATTTACGGTATGTTGTATTTTCTATTGCCTAAGTATTATCACAGATATAAGATAGAAGCCCTTCAGGATTCTGTAAAGCAAGCTGTTGCAGCTGCAGAGAATGAGGATATAAGTCGGTTTGAAGAGGATTTGTACAGAATGTCTAAGGAGCAAAATTTAGCAATACTTCTAAGAGACCAAGAAGGTAATATAATTTATGGTAAAAATGAAGTAGTCTTTCTAAAATACAGTAAATATTTAATGAATAGCCTAAACAGCGAGTATAGATTATCTACAGAGGTAAATATTAAAGAGATGGATGAAAGCTGTGTTCTGGATATAATTATGCCTTTACAGCCCATTAATGAGGCAAATAAAGTACTTAGAAATTTAGTTCCATTTACGATATTTGCTGCAATATTGATTGGTATTTTGGGTGCATATATATATTCAAATACAATTACTAAGCCACTTATAGAGATAATTGAAAAAGAGAGACGAGAGGAAGAGAATAGGCGAGAGTTTATTGCAACTATATCTCATGAGCTAAAGACTCCTATAACGATAATAAGTGGGCAGCTTGAAGGTATGATATACAATATTGGTAAATACAAGGATAGAGATAAATATCTGAAGGAATCATATACATCTACTCAAGAGCTTAAAGATCTGGTAAATGAAATGATTGAAATTTCTAAGACAGATATAATGTCTGCATCCTTTAAACCAACAACACTTAGTGTTAAAGAACTTGTAGAGGTTATCCTAAAAAGACAGGAATTTCTTATAGACGAGAAAAATTTAAAGACTAGAGTTGCAATTAGTAGTGATGCAAAAATAAATGCTGATAAAGATAAATTCTCAAAGGCATTGTATAACATCATAAATAATGCTATAAAATATACTCCAGAAGGAGAGAATATAAATATTAGATTTATAGAAAGAGGATTTAGACCTTCTATATTAGAAGTTGAAAATACTGGAATAACAATTTCTGATGAATCTCTTAAAAATATATTTAATCCATTCTTTAGAGTTGAGAAATCAAGATCGAGAAGAACTGGAGGAAGTGGACTAGGTCTTTACTTAACAAGTCAGATTCTTGCTAAGCATGGATTTGAGTACAAAATGACAAACAGAGGAAATGCGGTATTATTCACTATAGAATTTACAAGTAGGGACTCTTAA
- the hydF gene encoding [FeFe] hydrogenase H-cluster maturation GTPase HydF has translation MAGLNETPRAERLHIGIYGRRNNGKSSLINAITGQNISLVSDFAGTTTDPVYKSMELHGIGPVVFIDTAGFDDEGELGQMRVERTLDAVNKTDIAIVVLSDENILIKEEKMFKGLDIEIEKEWISNLKKAKVPYLVVINKIDKISDLNLEKATENISDELKIKPILTSAVDKKGVALIREELIRLLPEEYSMRSITGKIVKDGDTVLLVMPQDIQAPKGRLILPQVQTIRDLLDNKCLVLCATADTMESMISKLVSPPDLIITDSQIFGDVYAKKPKESRLTSFSVLFADFKGDIDYYRESVKAIENLTENSRVLIAEACTHAPLEEDIGRVKIPNRLKKKIGEGLTFDIVAGRDFPKDLSKYDLIIHCGGCMFNRKYVLSRIEAAKEQNIPMTNYGVVMAYLAGIIDKIDF, from the coding sequence ATGGCTGGACTTAATGAAACTCCAAGGGCAGAAAGGCTACATATTGGAATATATGGAAGAAGAAACAACGGAAAATCTTCATTAATAAATGCTATAACTGGTCAAAATATATCATTGGTATCTGATTTTGCTGGAACCACTACAGATCCTGTCTACAAATCTATGGAACTTCATGGAATTGGACCTGTTGTGTTTATAGATACAGCAGGATTTGATGATGAGGGTGAATTAGGGCAGATGAGAGTAGAGAGAACTCTTGATGCAGTGAATAAGACAGATATAGCAATTGTAGTACTTTCTGATGAAAATATATTGATTAAAGAGGAAAAAATGTTTAAAGGACTGGATATTGAAATAGAAAAAGAATGGATATCTAATCTAAAAAAAGCTAAAGTTCCTTATTTAGTTGTAATAAATAAAATAGACAAAATATCTGATTTAAATTTAGAAAAAGCAACAGAAAATATATCTGATGAATTAAAAATAAAACCTATATTAACCAGTGCAGTTGATAAAAAAGGTGTAGCGTTAATAAGAGAAGAGTTAATAAGGCTTTTACCAGAAGAATATTCTATGAGAAGTATAACAGGTAAAATTGTAAAAGATGGGGATACTGTACTGCTAGTAATGCCACAGGATATTCAAGCACCAAAAGGAAGATTAATACTTCCTCAGGTTCAGACAATAAGAGATTTATTGGACAACAAATGTCTTGTATTGTGTGCAACTGCAGATACTATGGAGTCTATGATATCAAAACTTGTATCTCCTCCAGATTTAATTATCACCGACTCACAAATTTTTGGAGATGTATATGCTAAAAAGCCTAAAGAAAGTAGACTTACTTCATTCTCAGTATTATTTGCAGATTTTAAAGGCGATATAGATTATTATAGAGAAAGCGTTAAAGCCATAGAAAATCTTACAGAAAATTCAAGGGTTTTAATTGCCGAGGCATGTACTCACGCTCCACTTGAAGAGGATATAGGAAGAGTAAAAATTCCAAATAGACTTAAAAAGAAAATTGGTGAGGGACTTACTTTTGATATAGTTGCTGGTAGAGATTTTCCAAAGGACTTAAGTAAATACGATTTAATAATTCACTGCGGTGGATGTATGTTTAACAGAAAATATGTATTATCTAGAATCGAAGCTGCAAAAGAGCAAAACATACCGATGACTAACTACGGTGTTGTTATGGCTTATTTAGCTGGAATAATAGATAAAATAGACTTTTAG
- a CDS encoding response regulator transcription factor, translating into MNSSILVIEDDASIQDLITEFLSAEGYNVDAANDGIEGIQKFKENNYDLIILDIMMPNLDGYGVCKMIRKTSSVPIIFLTALNQESDQLKGFEIECDDYITKPFSFNLLVKRVEAILRRSNKTISDNFITFEKLKLNLDTYSAEIDGDVIELTLKEFNILKELIEKYPQVITRESLLDSIWGYDYYGDTRIVDAHIKNIRKKITLPYIKTVKGIGYTLDKNI; encoded by the coding sequence ATGAATTCTTCTATATTAGTAATTGAAGATGATGCTAGCATACAGGATTTAATCACAGAGTTCTTGAGCGCAGAAGGATACAATGTGGATGCAGCAAATGATGGAATAGAGGGGATACAGAAATTTAAGGAAAACAACTATGACCTTATAATCTTAGATATAATGATGCCTAATCTAGACGGATATGGGGTATGTAAGATGATCAGAAAGACATCTAGTGTACCTATCATATTCCTTACAGCTCTTAACCAGGAGAGCGACCAGTTAAAAGGATTTGAAATAGAGTGTGATGACTATATAACAAAACCATTCTCATTTAACTTACTTGTTAAAAGAGTAGAGGCTATATTGAGAAGAAGTAATAAAACAATAAGTGATAACTTTATAACTTTTGAAAAACTAAAATTAAACCTAGATACATATTCAGCAGAAATAGATGGAGATGTAATAGAGTTAACTCTTAAAGAATTTAATATACTAAAAGAGCTTATAGAAAAATACCCACAGGTAATAACAAGAGAAAGCCTATTAGATAGCATATGGGGATACGACTACTACGGAGATACAAGAATAGTAGATGCACATATTAAAAATATAAGAAAGAAAATAACTCTTCCTTATATAAAAACTGTAAAAGGAATAGGATACACACTTGACAAGAATATATAA
- a CDS encoding TM1266 family iron-only hydrogenase system putative regulator, with translation METRIALIGIIVEDLKASDALNKTLHDFAPYIVGRMGVPYPKKEVSIISVIIDAPSDVISSLSGKLGMIKGLNVIKWSLCQGHI, from the coding sequence ATGGAAACAAGAATAGCACTTATAGGGATAATTGTTGAAGATTTAAAAGCGTCTGATGCACTGAATAAGACACTACACGACTTTGCTCCCTATATTGTCGGAAGAATGGGAGTCCCATATCCTAAAAAGGAAGTAAGTATCATTAGTGTTATAATTGATGCGCCTTCCGATGTGATAAGCTCACTATCTGGAAAACTAGGTATGATAAAAGGACTGAACGTAATAAAATGGTCCCTATGTCAAGGACATATATAA
- a CDS encoding IS3 family transposase, which translates to MSKKQFSKEETLELSKNPFVKNVSCKSITYTNEFKIHFITEYNKGKNPTQIFKEAGFDTNIIGAKRIKCASERWRKSYKENGILGLDDSRVNNSGRPRKRKLTDKEIIDKKDAEIAYLKAELELVKKLDFEERQVMNNKLPSVKIFKLINDVINKYCLKKMIKHLCIVAGVSRSGFYNYLKNKNVISKQEEKDLEAKEIILKAYKFRGYKKGSRSIKMILKSKFNIIFNRKKIQRIMKKYGIKCPIRESNPAKRMGKARKEHHTVPNKLNREFKQGIPGKVLLTDITYMPYGNGKTAYLSTVKDSSTNEILSYHLSKNLKMDIVISTINNLMLSNSDKLHKDAFIHSDQGVHYTSTIFQNLLKKYNLGQSMSRKGNCWDNAPQESFFGHMKDEIDYKSCNTFEELKSLIDDYMDYYNNDRCQWNLKQLTPIQYRSQLLAA; encoded by the coding sequence ATGAGTAAAAAACAATTTAGTAAAGAAGAAACATTAGAGCTATCAAAAAATCCATTTGTAAAGAATGTAAGCTGTAAATCAATAACATATACAAATGAATTTAAAATACATTTCATAACAGAATACAATAAGGGAAAAAATCCAACACAGATATTTAAAGAAGCAGGTTTTGACACTAACATCATAGGTGCAAAACGTATTAAATGCGCTAGCGAGCGATGGAGAAAGTCATATAAAGAAAATGGTATTTTGGGACTAGATGATTCTAGAGTTAATAATTCTGGAAGACCAAGAAAAAGAAAATTAACAGATAAAGAGATAATAGATAAGAAGGATGCTGAAATAGCATATCTTAAAGCAGAGCTAGAACTAGTAAAAAAGCTAGACTTCGAAGAAAGGCAGGTGATGAATAATAAGCTACCTTCGGTGAAAATATTCAAATTAATTAATGATGTAATAAATAAATATTGTTTAAAAAAAATGATAAAACATCTATGTATTGTTGCAGGAGTATCTAGATCTGGATTTTATAACTATTTAAAAAACAAGAATGTAATAAGCAAACAAGAAGAAAAGGATTTAGAAGCAAAAGAAATAATTCTTAAAGCATATAAGTTCAGAGGATACAAAAAAGGTTCTCGTTCAATAAAAATGATTTTAAAAAGTAAATTTAATATAATATTTAACAGAAAAAAAATTCAAAGAATAATGAAAAAATATGGAATTAAATGTCCTATTCGCGAGTCAAATCCAGCTAAACGTATGGGAAAAGCAAGAAAAGAACATCACACAGTTCCTAATAAATTGAATAGAGAATTTAAACAAGGTATACCAGGAAAAGTACTTTTAACTGATATTACGTATATGCCGTACGGCAATGGGAAAACAGCATATTTATCAACTGTAAAAGATTCTTCTACGAATGAAATTTTATCGTATCATTTATCGAAGAATTTAAAAATGGATATTGTTATTTCAACTATTAACAATCTCATGTTATCAAATTCAGACAAATTACATAAAGATGCATTTATTCATTCTGATCAAGGAGTTCATTATACAAGTACTATTTTTCAGAACTTGTTAAAAAAATATAATTTAGGTCAATCTATGTCTAGAAAAGGTAATTGTTGGGACAATGCTCCGCAGGAGTCATTCTTTGGTCATATGAAAGATGAAATAGATTATAAAAGTTGCAATACATTTGAAGAGTTAAAAAGTTTAATAGATGATTATATGGATTATTATAATAATGATCGTTGTCAGTGGAATTTAAAACAGCTGACTCCTATTCAATATAGAAGTCAGCTGCTTGCTGCTTAA
- a CDS encoding heavy metal translocating P-type ATPase: MSIREITFRIDGMHCAACAMGAEKAIKKLDGVEEASVNIATEKAFVKYDTDKVGIEDFANVVKSKGFTPIIDKKELEKVEEVGEISNLKEITFRIDGMHCAACAMGSEKALKKLEGVEEANVNIATEKAFVKYNPELVGIEDFANAVKSKGFTPIIDKTETEEVKSSTDTETDTEEEIENSGFVAQTDEERRLSKEKEIHDMFIKFVITMCLAIPLFYVAMGPMIPSPLGPWPLPDIISPDTHLLNYALIQIVLVVPIMIIGKHFYINGTKAILSGSPNMDTLVALGTAASFVYSLYTTFQIANGTVDHAHHHQLYFESAGIIIALVSLGKYFETKSKGKTSEAIKKLIGLQPNTAIIETEDGEKEVHIDTIKKGDIVIVKPGEKIPSDGTVVYGTTYVDESMITGESVPVAKKEGDSVTGASLNKNGFVKIRIEKTGENTVLSQIIRLVEDAQSRKAPIAKLADTVAGYFVPAVMTVAIVSALLWYFVGGKDLVFCLTIFVSVLVIACPCTLGLATPTAIMAGTGKGAENGILIKGGDSLESAYKIDTVVFDKTGTITEGKPEVTDLILLDGSDFEKDDVLGFAASAEKVSEHPLGEAIVRHAEEKELEIFETKNFENIPGKGIKAMINGNNVAIGNKKLIASENVELKDAEEKATTLSSQGKTPMYIAINGKLQAVIGVADVVKETSREAIEKLHEMNIKTVMLTGDNAKTAEAIAKNVGIDTVVSDVLPEEKAKVIENLQKEGKFIAMVGDGINDAPALAKADIGIAIGNGTDIAIESADIVLMRNSILDVPKAIRLSRETIKNIKQNLFWAFGYNTVGIPVAAGLLYIFGGPLLNPMIGAAAMSLSSVSVVSNALRLKTIKL, encoded by the coding sequence ATGAGCATAAGAGAAATTACATTTAGAATAGATGGAATGCATTGTGCAGCATGTGCAATGGGAGCTGAAAAAGCAATAAAAAAATTAGATGGAGTAGAAGAAGCTAGTGTAAACATAGCAACAGAAAAAGCATTTGTAAAATATGATACGGATAAAGTTGGAATAGAAGATTTTGCAAATGTAGTAAAGTCAAAAGGATTTACTCCAATAATAGATAAAAAAGAATTAGAAAAGGTAGAAGAAGTTGGAGAAATTTCAAATTTAAAAGAGATTACATTTAGAATAGACGGAATGCATTGTGCAGCGTGTGCAATGGGTTCTGAAAAAGCTCTGAAAAAATTGGAAGGAGTAGAGGAAGCTAATGTAAACATAGCTACAGAAAAAGCATTTGTAAAATATAATCCAGAGCTAGTTGGGATAGAAGATTTCGCAAATGCAGTGAAGTCAAAAGGATTTACTCCAATAATAGATAAAACAGAAACGGAAGAAGTTAAATCTTCAACTGACACAGAAACTGACACAGAGGAAGAAATAGAAAATAGTGGTTTTGTTGCTCAAACAGATGAGGAAAGAAGATTGAGCAAGGAAAAAGAAATTCACGATATGTTTATAAAATTTGTGATAACAATGTGTTTGGCAATACCACTATTTTATGTTGCAATGGGGCCTATGATACCGTCACCACTTGGACCTTGGCCACTGCCAGATATAATAAGTCCTGATACGCATTTATTAAATTACGCATTAATCCAGATAGTTTTAGTTGTTCCAATAATGATAATTGGAAAACACTTCTATATAAACGGAACTAAAGCAATACTTTCAGGATCACCTAATATGGATACACTTGTTGCACTTGGAACAGCAGCCTCATTTGTATATAGTTTATACACTACTTTCCAGATAGCAAATGGTACTGTAGATCATGCACATCACCATCAGCTATACTTTGAAAGTGCTGGTATAATAATCGCACTTGTATCTTTAGGAAAATACTTTGAAACAAAGTCAAAAGGAAAGACATCAGAAGCTATAAAAAAATTAATCGGACTTCAGCCAAATACTGCGATAATAGAAACAGAAGATGGAGAAAAAGAAGTTCATATAGATACTATTAAAAAAGGCGATATAGTAATTGTAAAACCTGGTGAAAAGATACCTTCAGATGGTACTGTAGTTTATGGAACAACTTATGTTGATGAGTCAATGATTACTGGGGAAAGTGTTCCAGTTGCTAAAAAAGAAGGGGATTCTGTAACAGGAGCTTCTTTAAATAAAAATGGTTTTGTTAAGATAAGAATCGAAAAAACTGGAGAAAATACAGTATTATCTCAGATAATTAGATTAGTTGAGGATGCACAGTCAAGAAAAGCTCCAATAGCTAAGTTAGCAGATACTGTGGCAGGATATTTTGTACCTGCAGTTATGACAGTTGCAATAGTATCTGCTCTTTTATGGTACTTTGTTGGTGGAAAAGATTTAGTGTTCTGCTTGACAATATTTGTATCAGTTCTTGTTATAGCTTGTCCTTGTACGTTAGGTCTTGCAACACCTACAGCGATAATGGCAGGTACAGGAAAAGGCGCTGAAAATGGGATACTTATAAAAGGTGGAGATTCTCTTGAATCAGCATATAAAATAGACACTGTTGTATTTGATAAGACAGGTACAATTACAGAAGGAAAACCTGAGGTTACAGATTTAATTCTTTTAGATGGATCTGATTTTGAAAAAGATGATGTTTTAGGATTTGCAGCATCAGCGGAAAAAGTTTCTGAACATCCTCTAGGAGAAGCGATTGTAAGACATGCAGAAGAAAAAGAATTAGAAATATTTGAAACTAAGAATTTTGAAAATATACCTGGAAAAGGTATAAAAGCTATGATTAATGGAAATAATGTTGCAATAGGTAATAAGAAATTAATTGCTAGTGAAAATGTAGAGTTAAAAGATGCAGAAGAAAAAGCAACTACTCTATCTAGTCAAGGAAAAACACCTATGTATATAGCTATAAACGGTAAATTACAGGCTGTGATAGGTGTTGCCGATGTTGTTAAGGAAACAAGTAGAGAAGCTATAGAAAAACTTCACGAAATGAACATTAAAACAGTTATGTTAACTGGGGATAATGCAAAAACTGCAGAAGCTATAGCTAAAAATGTTGGAATAGATACAGTTGTTTCAGATGTTCTTCCTGAAGAAAAGGCTAAGGTTATAGAAAATCTTCAGAAAGAAGGAAAATTTATCGCTATGGTTGGAGATGGTATAAATGATGCTCCAGCACTTGCAAAGGCAGATATAGGTATAGCGATAGGAAATGGAACTGATATAGCTATTGAGTCAGCGGATATTGTGCTTATGAGAAATAGTATTTTAGATGTTCCTAAGGCTATTAGATTGAGTAGAGAAACTATAAAGAATATTAAGCAGAATTTATTCTGGGCGTTTGGATATAATACTGTTGGTATTCCAGTTGCAGCAGGGTTATTGTATATCTTTGGTGGACCGCTACTAAATCCAATGATAGGGGCTGCGGCAATGAGTTTAAGTTCAGTATCAGTAGTGTCAAACGCATTAAGATTAAAAACTATAAAATTATAG
- the hydG gene encoding [FeFe] hydrogenase H-cluster radical SAM maturase HydG, which produces MYKYDPKSLKAEEFINHEEILESIEYAKANKSNRELIESIIERAKDCKGLTHREAALLLECDQQDLNEKMFSLAKEIKQKIYGNRIVMFAPLYLSNYCVNGCVYCPYHLKNKHIARKKLTQEEIKKEVIALQDMGHKRLALETGEDPVNNPIEYVLESIKTIYGIKHKNGDIRRVNVNIAATTVENYRKLKEAGIGTYILFQETYNKANYELLHPTGPKHDYCYHTEAMDRAMEGGIDDVGIGVLFGLEMYRYDFVGLLMHAEHLEAAQGVGPHTISVPRICPADDIDTDDFSNAISDEIFHKIVAVIRIAVPYTGMIISTRESQKSREKVLELGVSQISGGSKTSVGGYAEPEPEEDNSAQFDVSDTRTLDQVVNWLLDGGFIPSFCTACYREGRTGDRFMSLAKTGQIANCCQPNALLTLNEYLDDYASEDTRKKGKALIERELENITNPKAKETCIKYLNAIDEGKRDFRF; this is translated from the coding sequence ATGTACAAATACGATCCAAAATCACTAAAAGCAGAAGAATTTATAAACCATGAGGAAATTCTTGAAAGTATAGAATACGCAAAGGCTAATAAAAGTAATAGAGAATTAATCGAATCTATAATAGAAAGAGCTAAAGATTGCAAAGGTTTAACTCATAGAGAAGCAGCTCTTCTTTTAGAATGTGACCAGCAGGATTTAAATGAAAAAATGTTTAGCCTAGCAAAAGAAATAAAACAGAAAATATACGGAAATAGAATAGTAATGTTCGCTCCTTTATATTTATCTAACTACTGTGTAAATGGATGCGTATACTGTCCATATCACCTAAAAAATAAACACATAGCTAGAAAAAAATTAACTCAGGAAGAAATTAAAAAAGAAGTTATAGCGCTTCAGGATATGGGACACAAACGTTTAGCACTTGAAACAGGTGAAGATCCAGTAAACAACCCAATAGAATATGTATTAGAAAGTATAAAAACTATTTACGGAATAAAACATAAAAATGGAGATATAAGAAGAGTAAATGTAAATATAGCAGCTACAACTGTTGAAAACTACAGAAAATTAAAAGAAGCTGGTATAGGAACTTATATATTATTCCAGGAAACTTACAATAAAGCAAACTACGAACTACTTCATCCAACTGGTCCAAAACACGACTACTGTTACCATACAGAAGCAATGGATAGAGCTATGGAAGGTGGAATAGATGATGTTGGTATAGGTGTACTATTTGGACTTGAAATGTACAGATACGACTTTGTAGGTCTTTTAATGCATGCAGAACATCTTGAAGCAGCTCAGGGAGTTGGACCACATACAATAAGTGTTCCAAGAATTTGTCCAGCAGATGATATAGACACTGATGATTTCTCAAATGCTATATCTGATGAAATATTCCACAAAATAGTTGCTGTAATAAGAATAGCTGTTCCTTATACAGGTATGATAATATCTACAAGAGAATCTCAGAAATCAAGAGAAAAAGTTCTTGAATTAGGTGTTTCTCAGATAAGTGGAGGATCTAAAACAAGTGTTGGTGGATATGCAGAGCCAGAACCAGAAGAAGATAACTCAGCTCAGTTTGATGTAAGCGATACTAGAACATTAGACCAGGTTGTTAATTGGTTATTAGATGGTGGATTTATACCAAGTTTCTGTACTGCTTGCTATAGAGAAGGAAGAACAGGGGATAGATTTATGTCACTTGCAAAAACTGGTCAGATAGCAAACTGCTGCCAGCCAAATGCACTTCTAACTCTTAACGAATACTTAGACGACTATGCTTCAGAAGACACTAGAAAGAAAGGTAAAGCCCTTATAGAAAGAGAATTAGAAAATATAACTAATCCAAAAGCTAAAGAAACTTGTATAAAATACTTAAATGCAATAGATGAAGGAAAAAGAGATTTTAGATTCTAA
- the hydE gene encoding [FeFe] hydrogenase H-cluster radical SAM maturase HydE, whose amino-acid sequence MKNLIDKLEKNQILSKEEFVRLLAISEKDDIDYLTERAKCVRDDIYGKRVFIRGLIEISNYCKNDCYYCGIRRSNKNAQRYRLSKEQILSCCENGYELGFRTFVMQGGEDAFFKDDVVCDIVSSIKERYPDCAVTLSLGERSTESYRKMKEAGADRYLLRHETFDNIHYNKLHPVELDPENRKRCLRDLKALRYQTGTGIMVGSPYQTLENIAEDLLFIKELNPEMIGIGPFIPHKDTPFKDFESGTMEMTLRLISILRLLCPKALIPATTALGTISPQGREKGILAGANVIMPNLSPKEDRKKYMLYNDKLSDGEEAAEGLNKLKESMRKIGYEIVEDRGDCIALKDR is encoded by the coding sequence ATGAAAAACCTAATAGATAAACTAGAGAAGAATCAGATTCTTTCAAAGGAAGAATTTGTAAGGCTTTTGGCAATTTCTGAAAAAGATGATATAGATTACCTTACAGAAAGGGCAAAGTGTGTCAGAGATGATATTTACGGCAAGAGAGTTTTTATAAGAGGCTTGATAGAGATATCAAATTATTGTAAAAATGATTGTTATTACTGCGGTATTAGAAGAAGTAATAAGAATGCCCAGAGATACAGACTTTCAAAGGAACAGATTTTAAGTTGCTGCGAAAATGGATATGAGCTAGGATTCAGAACATTTGTTATGCAGGGCGGAGAAGATGCGTTTTTTAAGGATGATGTTGTATGCGATATTGTTTCTAGCATAAAGGAAAGATATCCAGATTGTGCAGTTACTCTTTCTTTAGGAGAAAGAAGTACTGAAAGCTACAGAAAAATGAAGGAAGCTGGAGCAGATAGGTATCTTTTAAGACATGAAACATTTGACAACATACATTACAACAAGTTGCATCCAGTTGAACTAGATCCTGAAAATAGAAAGAGATGTTTGAGAGATTTGAAGGCTCTTAGATATCAGACAGGAACGGGAATAATGGTTGGCTCTCCATATCAGACGCTTGAAAATATAGCAGAGGATTTACTTTTTATCAAGGAATTAAATCCTGAAATGATTGGAATAGGACCATTTATACCACATAAGGATACACCATTTAAAGACTTTGAAAGTGGAACAATGGAGATGACTTTAAGGCTTATTTCTATTTTAAGATTACTATGTCCAAAGGCTCTAATACCTGCTACAACTGCACTTGGGACAATAAGTCCACAAGGTAGAGAAAAGGGAATATTAGCAGGTGCAAATGTAATAATGCCGAATCTATCTCCAAAAGAAGATAGAAAGAAATACATGCTTTATAATGACAAGTTAAGTGATGGAGAAGAGGCAGCAGAAGGATTAAATAAGCTAAAGGAATCTATGAGAAAAATCGGCTACGAAATAGTAGAGGATAGAGGAGATTGCATAGCTTTAAAAGATAGATAA